A genomic stretch from Neomonachus schauinslandi chromosome 16, ASM220157v2, whole genome shotgun sequence includes:
- the BCO1 gene encoding LOW QUALITY PROTEIN: beta,beta-carotene 15,15'-dioxygenase (The sequence of the model RefSeq protein was modified relative to this genomic sequence to represent the inferred CDS: substituted 2 bases at 2 genomic stop codons) — MDIIFGRNKKEQLEPVRAKVTGRIPTWLQGTLLRNGPGMHTVGETRYNHWFDGLALLHSFTIRDSEVYYRSKYLRSDTYNVSIEANRIVVSEFGTMAYPDPCKNIFSKAFTYLSHTIPDFTDNCLINIMKCGKDFYATTETNYIRKINPQNLETLEKVDYRKXVAVNLATAHPHYDAAGNVLNMGTSIMDKGKTKYVIFKILATVPEDKKGKNPLKHMEVFCSITSRSLLSPSYYHSFGVTKNHIVFLEQPFKLGILKMSTAYIRGVNWDSCLAFHKEDKTYIHIIDQRTRKPVPTKFYTDPMVVFHHVNAYEEDGCLLFDVITYEDSSLYQLFYLANLKQDFEENCRLTSIPTLRRFAVPLNVDKDADVGSNLIKLASTTARALKEKDDQVYCQPELLYEGLELPRINYAHNGKPYRYVFAAEVQWSPIPTKILKXDVLTKSSLKWGQEHCWPAEPPFVPTPGAKDKDDGIILSAIVSSDPQRQPFLLILDAKSFTELARASIDVEMHLDLHGLFIPDTDWDKRKQAPSQEERDGAPDCLVAPQS; from the exons ATGGATATAATATTTGGCAGAAATAAGAAGGAGCAGCTGGAACCTGTGAGGGCCAAAGTGACAG GCAGGATTCCCACATGGCTGCAGGGCACCCTGCTGCGCAACGGGCCTGGAATGCACACAGTGGGGGAGACTAGATACAACCATTGGTTTGATGGCCTGGCCTTGCTCCACAGCTTCACAATTAGAGACA GTGAAGTCTATTACAGGAGCAAATACCTGAGAAGTGATACCTACAACGTCAGCATCGAGGCCAACAGGATTGTGGTGTCAGAGTTTGGAACGATGGCCTATCCGGACCCCTGCAAAAACATATTTTCCAA AGCATTCACCTACTTGTCCCATACCATCCCTGATTTCACAGACAACTGCCTGATTAACATCATGAAGTGTGGAAAAGACTTCTATGCAACCACAGAGACCAATTACATCAGGAAAATCAACCCACAGAATCTGGAAACCCTGGAGAAG GTTGATTATCGCAAATAAGTGGCTGTAAATCTGGCAACAGCACATCCTCATTATGATGCAGCCGGAAATGTTCTTAATATGGGCACATCCATCATGGACAAGGGGAAGACGAAATATGTGATCTTTAAGATCCTTGCCACTGTACCAG AGGACAAGAAGGGGAAGAACCCCTTGAAGCACATGGAGGTGTTCTGCTCCATCACCTCCCGCTCCCTCCTCTCCCCGAGCTATTACCACAGCTTCGGAGTCACCAAGAACCACATTGTTTTCCTCGAGCAGCCTTTCAAGCTAGGTATCCTCAAAATGTCAACTGCATACATCCGGGGAGTGAACTGGGACTCCTGCCTGGCTTTCCACAAGGAGGACAAG ACTTACATTCACATCATCGACCAGAGGACCAGGAAGCCTGTGCCCACCAAGTTTTACACGGACCCCATGGTGGTCTTTCATCATGTCAACGCCTACGAGGAGGATGGCTGCCTTCTGTTTGACGTCATCACCTACGAGGACAGCAGCCTTTACCAGCTCTTCTACTTGGCCAACCTGAAGCAGGACTTTGAGGAGAACTGCAGGctcacctccatccccaccctcagGAGGTTCGCTGTACCCCTCAATGTGGACAAG GATGCAGACGTGGGCTCAAATTTAATCAAACTGGCATCTACAACAGCAAGAGCCCTGAAGGAAAAAGATGACCAAGTCTATTGCCAGCCGGAGTTGCTTTATGAAG GCTTAGAGCTGCCTCGGATCAATTACGCTCACAACGGAAAGCCATACCGCTATGTCTTTGCTGCTGAAGTTCAGTGGAGTCCCATCCCAACCAAG ATACTGAAATAGGATGTTCTCACAAAGTCATCCTTAAAATGGGGACAGGAGCACTGCTGGCCAGCAGAACCCCCGTTTGTACCCACACCGGGTGCCAAGGACAAGGATGACG GGATTATCCTATCAGCCATCGTCTCTTCCGATCCCCAAAGGCAGCCTTTTCTGCTTATTCTGGATGCCAAAAGTTTTACAGAATTGGCTCGCGCATCCATTGATGTAGAGATGCACCTGGATCTCCATGGGTTATTCATCCCGGACACAGACTGGGACAAGAGGAAGCAGGCCCCTTCCCAGGAAGAGCGGGACGGGGCACCAGATTGCCTCGTGGCCCCTCAGAGCTGA